One Fuerstiella marisgermanici DNA window includes the following coding sequences:
- the proB gene encoding glutamate 5-kinase → MRNLVRQEVFDSSRTLIIKIGSNVLTRSDDQLNEERIRHLSDQIDRLMNTGRKVVVVSSGAVAAGIGVLGLTQRPQTLPELQASAAAGQTRLMKAWGDSFGASGHKVAQILLTVNDFRSRRRYLNIRNTIRTLLAFGVTPVINENDSVSIAEITLGDNDQLAAMIAALVPNPLMIILSSVDGLYDGPPDSPGSKVISLVEQPNSSMLQHVSSDQSSRGRGGMGAKLQAILNATQTGESVILANGLADDVLDQISTGEEVGTLFLASGSTIPAWKRWIGYSARPEGTLQLDDGACKAVVQNGKSLLAVGIKNVVGTFGQGASVSLTQAGGREVARGLVNYTAEEIRRIAGHRSESIPELLGHIPYREVIHRDNLVVTDDSRVFSLGETTDAPPVQP, encoded by the coding sequence ATGCGTAATCTGGTTCGTCAGGAGGTCTTCGATTCGTCCCGCACACTGATCATCAAGATCGGTTCCAATGTGCTCACGCGCAGCGACGACCAGTTAAACGAAGAACGCATTCGACACCTGTCCGACCAAATCGACCGACTGATGAACACCGGCCGCAAAGTGGTGGTGGTTTCCAGCGGTGCAGTGGCGGCCGGCATTGGCGTGCTGGGCCTGACCCAACGACCTCAAACGCTGCCCGAACTACAAGCGTCGGCCGCTGCTGGTCAAACAAGGCTGATGAAGGCCTGGGGCGACAGCTTTGGTGCCAGTGGACACAAAGTCGCGCAGATTCTGTTGACGGTCAACGACTTTCGCAGCCGCCGACGTTACCTGAATATCCGCAACACCATTCGCACGCTTCTGGCATTTGGCGTCACGCCGGTCATTAACGAAAACGACAGCGTCAGCATCGCGGAGATCACGTTAGGCGACAACGATCAGCTTGCCGCCATGATTGCCGCACTGGTGCCGAACCCGTTGATGATCATTCTGTCGTCCGTCGACGGCCTGTACGACGGACCACCAGATAGCCCTGGCAGCAAGGTGATTTCTTTGGTGGAACAGCCCAACTCTTCGATGCTGCAGCACGTGTCTTCAGACCAGAGTTCTCGGGGTCGCGGCGGCATGGGGGCCAAGCTGCAGGCCATCTTAAACGCGACTCAGACGGGGGAAAGCGTGATTCTGGCCAACGGACTGGCAGATGATGTCCTGGACCAAATTTCCACTGGTGAGGAAGTTGGAACCCTGTTTCTGGCGTCGGGCTCCACGATCCCTGCATGGAAACGCTGGATCGGTTATTCGGCCCGCCCGGAAGGCACTCTGCAACTCGACGACGGTGCCTGCAAAGCGGTCGTGCAAAATGGCAAGTCATTGCTGGCCGTGGGTATCAAGAACGTGGTCGGCACTTTCGGGCAGGGAGCCAGCGTGTCGCTCACCCAGGCAGGCGGCCGCGAAGTCGCTCGCGGGCTAGTCAACTACACGGCGGAAGAAATTCGGCGGATCGCCGGACACCGCTCCGAAAGCATCCCGGAGTTGCTGGGACATATCCCGTATCGCGAAGTTATTCATCGCGATAATCTTGTCGTCACAGACGACAGCCGGGTTTTTTCTCTCGGTGAAACAACCGATGCGCCGCCCGTGCAGCCGTAA
- a CDS encoding diaminopimelate decarboxylase family protein — protein sequence MPNTKSLPFDEATIKAIAEKYPTPFYLYDEKGIRETCRQLNSAFSWVDGFRNYFAVKATPNPHILQIVKEEGLGGDCSSPAELTLCDKVGLHGEEIMFTSNNTPASEYKAAKDVGAVINLDDISHIDYADKTVGLPELVSFRYNPGPARTGNVIIGNPSEAKYGFTEAQLFEGYEMLKQRGVKRFALHTMVASNELDGSFFVETSRMLFDLAIRIQKQVGVRIEFVNLGGGIGIPYRPEESPVDLAKLGSEVRALYEEMIVPAGLDPLRVVLENGRVITGPHGYLITECIHHKHIYRDYVGVDACMANLMRPGMYGAYHHITVLGKEDAAADRKVDVVGSLCENNDKFAIERELPAIERGDLLAIHDAGAHGHAMGFQYNGKLRSAELLLQENGDVRQIRRAETYDDYFATLDFAPFGG from the coding sequence ATGCCCAACACCAAATCTCTGCCATTCGACGAAGCGACCATCAAGGCCATCGCCGAAAAGTATCCAACGCCGTTTTATTTGTACGACGAGAAGGGGATTCGCGAAACGTGCCGGCAGCTTAACAGCGCCTTTTCGTGGGTCGATGGCTTTCGGAACTATTTCGCTGTTAAAGCGACGCCGAACCCGCACATTTTGCAAATCGTGAAAGAAGAGGGCCTGGGCGGCGATTGCTCCAGCCCGGCAGAACTGACTCTGTGCGACAAAGTCGGGCTTCACGGTGAAGAGATCATGTTCACGTCGAACAACACTCCGGCCAGCGAGTACAAGGCCGCGAAAGACGTCGGCGCCGTCATTAACCTCGACGACATCTCCCACATCGACTACGCCGATAAGACGGTCGGGCTGCCTGAATTGGTTTCGTTCCGTTACAACCCCGGCCCCGCTCGTACAGGCAACGTGATTATCGGAAATCCTTCAGAGGCCAAGTATGGCTTTACAGAAGCTCAGCTTTTTGAAGGTTACGAAATGCTGAAGCAGCGAGGCGTAAAGCGGTTCGCCCTGCATACGATGGTCGCCAGTAACGAATTGGACGGCAGCTTCTTCGTCGAAACCTCGCGGATGTTGTTCGACCTTGCCATTCGCATTCAGAAGCAGGTTGGCGTGCGAATCGAATTCGTAAACCTCGGCGGCGGCATCGGCATTCCATACCGGCCCGAAGAATCACCCGTCGATTTGGCGAAACTCGGCAGCGAAGTGCGAGCCTTATACGAAGAAATGATCGTGCCAGCTGGACTCGATCCACTACGCGTGGTTTTGGAAAACGGCCGCGTGATCACCGGGCCGCACGGTTATTTGATCACCGAGTGCATTCACCACAAACACATTTATCGTGACTACGTGGGTGTTGATGCATGCATGGCCAATCTGATGCGGCCGGGCATGTACGGAGCCTACCATCACATTACAGTTTTGGGAAAAGAAGACGCGGCCGCCGATCGCAAAGTGGATGTGGTTGGTTCGCTGTGTGAGAACAACGATAAGTTTGCGATCGAACGGGAACTGCCAGCGATCGAACGAGGCGACCTGTTGGCGATTCACGACGCTGGAGCTCACGGCCACGCGATGGGCTTCCAGTACAATGGCAAGCTACGAAGCGCAGAACTGCTGCTTCAGGAAAATGGCGACGTCAGACAAATCCGCCGAGCCGAAACCTATGACGACTACTTCGCAACTCTGGACTTCGCGCCGTTTGGCGGATGA
- a CDS encoding BNR-4 repeat-containing protein yields the protein MTLGSKRHLCRIIVCVCSVVVLNAVGFGQAPASVTLNEKADGYRGIWYMNQPSNDEYVYKYSGGLGTYCAKHRPFAIYCEEVNKTFFCYGGAVAGNSRKLMHMVSYFDHATKTVPQPTILLDKKTNDAHDNPVISVDADGHIWIFSTSHGLARPSYIHRSKRPFDIDEFEQVDATRADGDAREPITNFSYMQMWHSADGFHAFFTRYKYPAARTICFMSSPDGRQWSEWKRLAAIDEGHYQITGIGRSRLGSMFNYHPKGKGLNWRTNLYYLETPDNGETWQTAGGRALTLPLTDAANEALIHDYEAEGLNVYLKDLRFDDQDRPVLLYITSKGYQSGTQNDPRTWMLARWTGDDWKLSPITTSDNNYDFGELWMMAADDWRVIGPTETGPQPYNPGGEVAMWKSDDQGATWAKLRQMTSNSPMNHTYVRRSLNAHPDFVAIWADGHGRQPSNSRLHFANSAGDVFRMPETMEATTAKPQRIE from the coding sequence ATGACATTGGGTTCAAAGCGGCATCTATGCCGCATCATTGTGTGTGTTTGTAGCGTCGTGGTGCTGAACGCCGTCGGTTTTGGCCAAGCCCCCGCCTCTGTCACGCTGAACGAAAAGGCAGACGGCTATCGCGGCATTTGGTACATGAACCAGCCGTCGAACGATGAATATGTCTACAAGTATAGTGGCGGTCTGGGGACATACTGTGCCAAACACCGGCCGTTCGCGATCTACTGCGAAGAAGTGAACAAGACTTTCTTTTGCTATGGCGGTGCGGTCGCGGGGAATAGCCGAAAACTGATGCACATGGTGTCGTACTTTGACCACGCCACCAAAACGGTTCCGCAGCCCACAATCCTGCTGGACAAGAAGACGAACGACGCGCACGACAATCCGGTTATTTCTGTCGACGCCGATGGGCACATCTGGATCTTCTCAACTTCACACGGTCTGGCGCGGCCTTCGTACATTCACCGCAGCAAGCGTCCGTTCGATATCGATGAATTCGAACAAGTTGATGCAACACGAGCGGACGGTGACGCGCGTGAGCCGATTACGAATTTTTCCTACATGCAGATGTGGCATTCTGCCGACGGCTTTCACGCCTTCTTCACGCGGTACAAGTACCCGGCCGCTCGCACCATCTGCTTCATGAGCAGCCCAGATGGACGGCAGTGGAGTGAGTGGAAGCGTCTGGCGGCGATCGATGAGGGCCACTACCAGATCACCGGGATTGGCAGGTCCAGACTCGGTTCAATGTTCAATTATCATCCGAAAGGAAAGGGGCTCAACTGGCGAACGAACCTCTATTACCTGGAAACACCTGACAACGGTGAGACATGGCAGACGGCAGGCGGACGTGCATTAACACTTCCTCTGACTGACGCAGCGAATGAGGCCTTGATTCACGACTATGAAGCCGAGGGGCTGAACGTGTATTTGAAGGATCTTCGCTTCGACGATCAGGATCGACCGGTCCTGCTTTACATCACCAGCAAAGGTTATCAGTCCGGCACCCAAAACGATCCCCGCACGTGGATGCTGGCTCGCTGGACGGGTGATGACTGGAAGTTGTCGCCGATCACGACTTCCGACAACAACTATGACTTCGGCGAACTCTGGATGATGGCCGCTGATGATTGGCGCGTCATCGGCCCGACGGAAACGGGACCTCAACCTTACAACCCCGGCGGCGAGGTCGCGATGTGGAAAAGCGACGATCAGGGGGCCACATGGGCGAAGCTGCGACAGATGACCAGCAACAGCCCGATGAATCACACCTACGTTCGCCGATCGCTGAATGCCCACCCGGATTTTGTCGCAATCTGGGCCGATGGACATGGCCGCCAGCCATCAAATTCACGGCTGCATTTCGCAAACTCAGCCGGCGACGTTTTTCGAATGCCCGAAACGATGGAAGCCACAACGGCAAAACCACAACGTATTGAATGA
- a CDS encoding secondary thiamine-phosphate synthase enzyme YjbQ yields MKSLTKELWMNVPERRAIVSLHQEVADLVAESGVQEGLVLVNAMHITASVFINDNEPGLHRDYDRWLEELAPFDASPERYHHNRTGEDNADAHHKRQVMGREVVVGITDGKLHLGPWEHIFYYEFDGRRRKRVLVKIIGE; encoded by the coding sequence ATGAAATCGCTGACTAAAGAACTCTGGATGAACGTGCCTGAACGTCGAGCCATCGTGTCACTTCATCAGGAGGTTGCCGACCTGGTGGCCGAAAGCGGTGTTCAGGAGGGGCTTGTCCTGGTGAACGCAATGCACATCACGGCATCCGTGTTCATTAACGACAACGAACCGGGGCTACATCGCGACTACGACAGATGGTTGGAGGAACTGGCCCCGTTCGATGCGTCGCCAGAACGCTATCACCACAACCGCACCGGAGAAGATAACGCGGACGCTCACCACAAACGCCAGGTAATGGGCCGAGAAGTGGTGGTTGGCATCACGGACGGAAAATTGCATCTGGGCCCGTGGGAACACATTTTCTACTACGAATTTGACGGACGTCGCAGGAAACGTGTCCTGGTCAAGATCATCGGCGAGTAG
- a CDS encoding M14 family zinc carboxypeptidase yields MNRQLLLSVTLCALWSSVFAADPVNPERVHRITLEEYEATLKFWAQKHSDIVALNRVGESATGLGLYLLKITDPDVDDELKQVALVTSLHGGPERSGTTTVLHFIEWLLGDSEQARETRRKQILLIMPINHPESFFQTDRFLNQAKIDPYTGGGPQHWDLKKLEYKSLDKAPEVKAVLEVVDRWHPEVHADMHGTGLQEYPLEKLGDRTRYQGQIMFEVTGSAYSNYALRPWDWRVTEAVIKAGEEAGFPSDRFEADGQRSFHGPVMSPIADRTWRGQPNFYTAQYGYAKYHTMVSAFEIAWEQSGVARLRGLLQIGNNRWQSEPHEGYPVDRVKAFIGNYVTAYGETAAARRRSRVELWQQQGRFTQAVLYPQTDGRATYFVATSAAAGKVFSKELDEFLLNATGR; encoded by the coding sequence ATGAACCGCCAACTGTTATTGAGCGTGACTCTGTGTGCCCTCTGGTCATCTGTGTTCGCCGCTGATCCGGTGAATCCGGAACGCGTGCATCGAATCACACTCGAAGAATACGAGGCGACGCTCAAGTTTTGGGCTCAGAAACATTCGGACATTGTCGCGCTTAACCGTGTTGGCGAATCTGCGACCGGCCTTGGATTGTATTTGCTGAAGATCACCGACCCGGATGTGGACGATGAACTGAAGCAGGTTGCACTCGTGACGTCGCTGCATGGCGGTCCGGAACGATCCGGAACGACCACGGTGTTACACTTCATTGAGTGGCTGCTGGGGGATTCTGAACAGGCCCGTGAAACTCGGCGGAAGCAAATTCTGCTGATCATGCCCATTAACCATCCCGAGTCTTTCTTCCAGACTGATCGTTTTTTAAATCAGGCGAAGATCGATCCCTACACGGGGGGCGGACCACAGCACTGGGATCTGAAAAAGCTGGAATACAAATCGCTGGACAAGGCACCGGAGGTAAAGGCGGTCCTGGAGGTCGTCGACCGCTGGCATCCCGAGGTCCATGCCGACATGCACGGCACCGGTCTGCAAGAGTATCCACTCGAAAAACTCGGTGATCGCACACGCTACCAAGGCCAGATCATGTTTGAGGTCACTGGTTCGGCGTATTCTAATTACGCCTTGCGTCCGTGGGATTGGCGAGTCACTGAAGCCGTCATCAAGGCGGGCGAAGAGGCAGGTTTTCCATCCGACCGGTTTGAAGCTGACGGGCAGCGGTCTTTTCATGGTCCGGTGATGAGCCCGATCGCCGACCGCACCTGGCGCGGCCAGCCCAATTTCTACACCGCTCAATATGGCTATGCAAAATATCACACGATGGTTAGCGCGTTTGAAATCGCTTGGGAACAAAGCGGCGTGGCGCGTCTTCGCGGGTTATTGCAAATCGGAAACAACCGCTGGCAGAGTGAACCTCATGAAGGGTACCCGGTTGATCGCGTCAAAGCGTTCATCGGAAACTATGTGACGGCGTATGGTGAAACCGCGGCGGCTCGACGTCGCAGCCGAGTGGAACTTTGGCAGCAGCAGGGGCGTTTTACTCAGGCTGTGCTGTACCCTCAAACGGATGGGCGGGCCACTTACTTTGTGGCAACATCAGCAGCGGCCGGCAAAGTCTTCAGTAAGGAACTCGACGAGTTTCTGTTGAACGCCACCGGACGCTGA
- a CDS encoding alpha/beta hydrolase, which produces MSHRKRIVFAVVVLLFVNSAKQVNADQPDQVIDLWPAKPPGENRDVGPEQDKTKDGDQLIAGQRVIRLGNVSTPQAHVYLPPVNRRTGASVVICPGGGFSILAWDLEGTEVAQWLNTLGVAGIVLKYRVPTRDQDVRWLAPVQDAQRTMSLVRHHAKEWKLDPTKVGILGFSAGGVTAFKTSLAKKRLYESVDAVDENPSRPNRTILIYSAGLPRSDGGANDKAKSDSSPELDANDPVTSDSPPMFIVHAFDDFVPVEGTANLLLALKRAGVASELHVYDAGGHGYGLRRNQDLPVTRWTVACEAWLRRAKWLD; this is translated from the coding sequence ATGAGTCATCGAAAGAGAATTGTGTTTGCCGTTGTCGTTCTGCTGTTTGTGAACAGCGCGAAACAGGTCAACGCCGACCAACCTGATCAGGTGATTGATCTTTGGCCGGCCAAGCCACCAGGCGAAAATCGTGACGTTGGACCTGAACAGGACAAGACGAAGGATGGCGACCAGCTTATTGCGGGCCAAAGAGTCATTCGATTGGGGAACGTTTCAACGCCGCAGGCTCATGTTTATCTGCCGCCGGTGAATCGAAGAACAGGGGCGTCTGTCGTCATCTGTCCGGGCGGTGGGTTTAGCATTCTGGCCTGGGATCTGGAAGGGACGGAAGTCGCGCAGTGGCTTAATACTCTGGGAGTCGCGGGCATTGTTCTGAAATACCGCGTGCCGACGCGCGACCAGGATGTCCGCTGGCTGGCTCCGGTGCAGGACGCTCAACGTACGATGAGCCTGGTGCGACATCATGCGAAAGAATGGAAGCTCGACCCGACAAAAGTCGGGATTCTCGGCTTTTCGGCGGGCGGCGTGACGGCCTTCAAGACATCGCTCGCGAAGAAACGGCTTTACGAATCGGTTGATGCTGTCGACGAAAACCCTTCGCGTCCGAATCGAACAATTCTTATCTACTCAGCCGGTCTTCCACGATCGGACGGAGGCGCGAACGATAAAGCCAAATCCGACAGTAGTCCGGAGCTCGACGCGAATGACCCCGTCACATCGGATTCGCCACCAATGTTTATCGTGCACGCCTTCGACGACTTCGTCCCTGTTGAGGGGACGGCCAACTTGTTGCTGGCACTGAAACGAGCGGGCGTTGCATCGGAGTTGCACGTGTACGACGCCGGTGGCCACGGTTACGGGCTGCGCAGGAATCAGGACCTGCCGGTCACTCGCTGGACCGTTGCGTGCGAAGCCTGGCTCCGCCGCGCCAAGTGGCTTGATTAG
- a CDS encoding sialidase family protein, with protein sequence MTHRRNLFFLTTVFVTCLTHARTLNAAEKPLEVDLQAFVGKPQLETVQVFEVGRFPNVAVTVNGTVLATFGAKQVRVKRSEDGGKTWGDEISIGEGIHGGGTTVDESTGDILAFVEDNHPPAPLSVYRSKDDGKTWNADKVTIHPDSKGKMPAMHMNEHGITLRHGKHKGRLIRPSRNYGKGNRPESLFPTHYTNAMFSDDGGKTWQTSEPFSEKGTGEACVAELSDGRIYYNSRRHWAPEGKSPMRRWVAIGDDGGATWGEASICEVLPDGPQDTTYGCMGGLVRLPVAGKDILIYSNCDSPKGRNHGTVWASFDGGRTWPIKRLVHEGRFAYSSLNAGRPGTPTEGWIYLHFESEGSSVARFNLSWILGGQATGDGTIPEDLPR encoded by the coding sequence ATGACGCACAGACGAAATTTATTCTTCTTGACGACCGTTTTCGTCACCTGCCTGACACATGCCCGAACACTCAACGCGGCAGAAAAACCACTCGAAGTCGACCTGCAGGCGTTCGTCGGCAAACCACAACTTGAAACGGTGCAGGTCTTCGAGGTCGGCCGTTTCCCAAACGTCGCCGTCACCGTGAACGGGACGGTACTGGCGACATTCGGAGCCAAACAAGTTCGCGTGAAACGCAGTGAGGACGGCGGCAAAACGTGGGGCGACGAAATTTCGATTGGCGAAGGTATTCATGGTGGAGGCACCACTGTCGATGAATCGACGGGCGATATTCTGGCGTTCGTCGAAGACAATCATCCGCCTGCACCCCTTAGTGTGTACCGTAGCAAAGACGATGGCAAAACATGGAATGCCGACAAGGTGACGATCCATCCTGACAGCAAAGGCAAAATGCCTGCGATGCATATGAACGAACATGGAATCACGCTGCGACACGGAAAACACAAGGGGCGGTTAATCAGGCCATCGCGAAACTACGGAAAGGGCAACCGCCCCGAGAGCCTATTTCCCACTCACTACACCAATGCCATGTTCAGCGATGATGGTGGGAAGACGTGGCAGACCAGCGAACCGTTCTCTGAGAAAGGTACCGGCGAGGCCTGCGTCGCGGAGCTTTCCGATGGACGCATCTATTACAACTCGCGTCGCCACTGGGCACCCGAAGGCAAGAGCCCAATGCGGCGCTGGGTTGCTATTGGCGACGATGGTGGCGCGACGTGGGGCGAGGCGTCAATTTGCGAAGTGCTCCCCGACGGGCCGCAGGATACAACGTACGGGTGCATGGGCGGATTGGTTCGCCTTCCGGTTGCCGGCAAAGACATTCTGATCTACAGCAACTGCGACAGTCCCAAAGGGCGGAATCATGGAACGGTGTGGGCAAGCTTTGATGGCGGCAGAACATGGCCGATAAAGCGTCTCGTTCATGAAGGCCGCTTTGCGTATTCGTCGCTAAATGCTGGCCGACCAGGGACTCCGACCGAAGGCTGGATCTATCTGCATTTCGAAAGTGAAGGATCCAGCGTCGCTCGGTTTAATCTCAGCTGGATACTCGGCGGCCAGGCAACCGGCGATGGCACCATTCCTGAAGATCTGCCTCGCTAA
- the trhA gene encoding PAQR family membrane homeostasis protein TrhA → MAVQAEFGEATRRRPGLALLWGDFRAVAHNGYRSKANSELLLFLATRTLRAGPGSCVTEYDMDVMAESTCAAEFSTSDFASSVGTSDSVDSRWTEEGMNQATHGLGFGLSVLGAIHLLTRCESVNLMTAGCWIYAISLVALYAASTLSHSFDAEPRRTSFRTLDQICIFAMMAATFTPVSLNACGIGFGNVPMVMMWCMALVGIYLKLKVTKQDMVPVWYYVVLGLLPILAMPQLCGALGIQGTCWFLAGGCCYLLGVIFLTNDHRNRFFHPTWHVLVILGSACHYVVISEYSLGLA, encoded by the coding sequence ATGGCGGTGCAGGCCGAATTCGGTGAGGCTACGCGCCGTCGTCCGGGGCTTGCCCTGCTGTGGGGCGATTTTCGTGCGGTGGCTCACAATGGCTATCGCTCGAAAGCGAATTCGGAACTGTTGCTCTTTCTCGCGACACGCACTCTTCGCGCGGGACCTGGATCCTGCGTAACGGAATACGACATGGACGTCATGGCTGAATCAACCTGTGCTGCTGAATTTTCAACCTCTGATTTCGCGTCATCCGTTGGAACCAGCGATTCCGTCGATTCTCGCTGGACGGAAGAAGGAATGAATCAGGCAACTCACGGCTTGGGCTTTGGCTTGAGTGTCCTGGGGGCCATCCATCTGCTGACGCGCTGCGAATCTGTTAACCTGATGACGGCGGGTTGCTGGATCTATGCGATTTCGCTGGTCGCATTGTACGCGGCGTCGACTCTGTCACATTCGTTCGACGCCGAACCACGGCGTACCAGCTTCCGAACACTCGACCAGATTTGCATCTTTGCCATGATGGCCGCCACGTTCACGCCCGTAAGTCTGAATGCCTGCGGGATCGGATTTGGCAACGTGCCGATGGTGATGATGTGGTGTATGGCTCTGGTAGGAATCTACCTGAAGCTGAAAGTGACCAAGCAGGACATGGTACCCGTGTGGTACTACGTTGTGCTGGGTCTGCTGCCCATTCTGGCAATGCCGCAACTGTGTGGGGCACTTGGCATCCAGGGGACTTGCTGGTTTTTAGCGGGCGGCTGTTGCTACCTGTTGGGGGTCATTTTTCTGACAAACGACCACCGCAACAGGTTCTTCCATCCCACATGGCACGTGCTGGTCATCCTTGGCAGCGCGTGCCACTACGTTGTGATCAGCGAATACTCGCTGGGGCTTGCTTAG